The Lineus longissimus chromosome 6, tnLinLong1.2, whole genome shotgun sequence sequence CGTGAAGGCCTCGTTAACTCGGCCGTAGTTGATGTGAAATGTGATCCGAGGCTAATTAAATCATTGTCCAGTAACAACTTGATTGGGGTCCTGACGCCAGAATCGACGGCTACTTTAATAGACTTCCTCTCAGTGCAACAACACTCTTTAATTAAGGCCAGGTACAAATAAAACTTGTTTATCGTCGTCGCTCGAAAATGTTTTTTATATCATTTCGTTTCGCTAATTCATTCGCAGTTTTCCAAGGAGCCCAGTTGCTCAAAGCAAGTTGTGTCGCTTACTTAAATTTGACTTTAACTTGGCGTCATTTCACTCAGTTAGGCCAATTATAATTAACGCTAAGTTAAAGTATAGTCAGGTTCATCCAATGCATTCAAGTTGGTGTTGAAGAACAATACATGTCATTGAACTGTGTGTGAAGTCATCAATAAAATGTGATAAAACCGCCCGTCCGTCCTGATTTTGAGAAGAAGGCTTGGACTTTTTTATTCACTTTAAGTGGCCTCACAGTCATTTTCTCTCAGGATTGCAACCATTAGCAACCATACGAAAATGACTTCAATGTATATTTTGGTAATAAATACACATTTTTGTACGGTTAAATACAGATGAAATCTAACAAACTTGACGTGGAACGAAATTTTAATTATTTCACCTCAATTTTACCATAATACAGTAATGCATTGCTGTACAAAATGATAAACAATTTAACCAAACTCATGTTGAAAAACGATCACATATCATTTGCAACAACCCGACAGTTTTGACATCGTATTTCCAGTTTAACTCACTCGATTAACACGTTCATGATAACGAAGTAATTTCTATCAACCTTTTACACCACTTAACTTGATTTGTCTCATCAGTTTAATTAATTTGGCCAGTTCAATTGACATATAACGAGGTATTAAGATGGGAATGAATCAGTTTTAATGCTATTGGTTGTAACTGCGAAGGAAACAATTTTCTATGTACAATCCGCACTATATACGTGTGATTCATATCCCCTTTTGTGTCTGAGTAACTATTACAGCTCAGAATACTTTGAAAATGAGAGCCAAATACACCTACTACGTTATTTTACCCTAATACCGCGCAGGTAAAATAGTTccggcctagcccaatacatggtctattgtctttaaacaaagcccgctcgtaactcggcctaaattcccattttcTACTGTCTTATCTAAAGTTTATGTCATACTCAAAATAAACCTCATTTGTCTATTTCAGTCACAAGACGCATTGGACACCCGTACCAAAACCGGACGCCCCCAAAACGGAAAAAGCCGCGGACCTCTTTCTCGCGGCTGCAGATCGTTGAACTGGAGAAGCGCTTCCACCGCCAGAAGTACTTGGCCTCCGCCGAGAGGTCTGCCCTCGCCAAGGCCCTGAAAATGACGGACGCACAGGTCAAGACGTGGTTCCAGAACAGACGGACAAAGTGGAGGTTGGTAAATATCCCTACTCAGGCTACTTCCGATTCCAGTGTAAAGGTCGAGGTCATAATCGGTGTTCCTTGTTTTCAAATTAGCTGCAGTGAGTGTTAGAGTTTGAATTTAGtctggatacatgtatatgtttcgTGTTTTTTAACGTTATTTTGACTCagttatgatattttgaattagttttatttttgcagtcgTCTAAAGGGGTAAAAATACATCCTCCAGGACCATTAATTAATCGTTCAAGTTGACCTCTTGTCAGGAATTTTACTTTTTGCTATGATATACTTTTAATGCCTTATTTTCACGTCATAACTTCTGCCTCCACTGTCCTCGTAGAATGAAACGGTCCACTAAGTGCATAGtgctttttatcaaaattgcGCCAACATCAGCCTTAACCTCACCTTAATATTTGATTTCCAGGCGTCAAACAGCAGAGGAGAGGGAGGCGGAGCGCCAGGCGGCGAACCGTTTCATGATGAGCTTACAAGCGGAGGCGAGCAAGTCTATCTACGACGCCAGGGACCCCCTAGTCATGAGCAATGCTTCCCTACACGCCCTGCAGAACCTGCAGCCCTGGGCCTCGGAGGAGGAGGCAAGACAGGCGGCGGAGAATGCCGAGAAGAACGCTTACCTTAATTCGCCCACCATGGTCTAGCTCGGCCGGGACCATGGTCTAGCTAGGGGACTTGGGGGCGGCGGGGGTACGGTACGGTCCTGCTCGGGAAGACTGTCTCGGTGCAGTCGCTTCGAGGGCGGGCCGAGTGCATGAATGGGTCTGGCTTTTGCGGTGGTGTTCGGATCTGAAGAGTATCCTGTTGTTTACAGTTGCCTTCGAGGCAAACCTGGGTGACCGAGATTCCGCCGAGAGGACTCTGAAAACTATTCTTATCCACAGCCTCAAATATGTTCTCATCAGTGGTTTGTCCAATAGTCAACGTATGGATTATAGTATGCAGTCCTGTGCATTCTgcgctatacatgtataaagaccAAGTTCAGAGCATTAAGGCGTATTTTGTATTCTGCTATATCCGGTTCTGTTTTCTTTATCGTCTCAGACCCAGAACCGCCTATCAATAGAGCCATTACTAGATTTGAACCAGAGGTAGTAAAACGAAGTACGCCAATGGTTatgatttgatattttacacAGTGTGCTATCTATATTCTGGTCAattcattctgaaccatcataGTTACTCGGTCCATTACGACCCCTCATACAACGGCGTCCGGGTCGGCGAAGTGGATCTCAAGATGGGGCGATTGGGTGATGTATCTCTTGCAGCCCATACGAGGTTCAACGCTTAGGGTATCATGGCGTGTACGGCCGGGTTTACATAAAGCTACACGGTAGACGAACACGCCGGCGAACAAGAGGTGTCATGGTCATGAACCCTGAGTGAAGCATTGTTCTCCGGTGTATCCGTACACCGTGTTGCTCTATGTAAACCAATCCTTAGAGACACACGTATTTCCGTTAAACAGACAAACCTCGAGAGGCAGAAATGGCTTTTTTCAGCTTCCGCATCTTTCGGAGATTGATGGGCCTACTTGATTAAACGGTCCGTTCATTTTCTCGAACTACAAACCAACTCAAGTGAAGTATAACATTTACATGGTTTTAACCTTGTATCATTTCACCTATGTTTTTTTGCTAGTTTCATCTTTCATCTGGTGGGTAGTTGAAAGCAACATTAACAAACTGCTAACCATAAACATCAATTAACATCTCTTAAAATGAACGCTGGCTTTTCGCATGTGGTCGCATTATGCAGGAATCATTATACTGCAACTGCAAATTTTTCGCGGGAGGTTAGTCTTTGTGGTTTTGGCGAGAAATATCAATTCACATAAATTAAAATCGTgaaaatttatttatttcatcGGAAAAGACAAGAAATTTGAACTTCGTTGTCCAACAAtagaaatatgaaaatgttatttgcTTGTAAATCTTGAACAATAATAATATCATAAAAAATTTGCATTTTTTACAGTAGTTTGTCTGCCAAATATAGTATCTTTTTGTACtactttgaaaatgttgatatttaatCGTGGGTGACCTCGTTATATagtgaaaaaaatttgttttgaacaaccagacccTGTTCTGCTGGACTTAGTTTGAGGGTTCATGTCCCTGATGATGGgggaacgggggggggggggcattttcaGTTATTATTCATCGTACTCGTTATCCACACACAGTATTCCATCCAGAAGGTCTATTCCCCAAGGACGAGTCACTAAATACATTCTACCCGTTGTCTTATTCAACATCTATCTTTTAAAGCGTGTTGTTTTTATCTGTCTTGACACTCGGACCGATTCACAGGCCAGATTAATTCCGCACGTCAACTCTGATAAAACAAGTAATTAATTAAGCGGCCTCAATGGCGGCAGGAAGGAAAAACTACCCCGGGCTCGTGTCAACGCATCAATTTGATTGGATCATCGTGTTTCGGTCACGTGGTTTCCGGAGGTCGTCTGTGGATGAGAAACTAGCGGCAGTATTTTTGGTTTCCGTTAGagttttttggtaaatttccaatttcaaagTGGGTAGAATAATAGAAGGCGAGTGCAGACCATATGCATATGCATGTGTAATTCATGTTAAAGAGAGTCTTGAGCTCCGAACAAAGTTTTTTGTCGATGTTGGTGCGATATCTTTTGTTTTGGAGTAAGgtatggggtggggggggggggggctaccaCTTGAAATATGTTATTCTCCAGAAGTATCTTTAGTAAGGGTGGTCTGAAGGGTTAAATTGACAAAGGATCCAATATACCAAGGTTAAACGATACAAGTTGCAATCACCTACACTATAGATAACAGTGATGGATGTGCATTTCAAGTGAGGCTGCTCAGTTTTTAAGGAGGCCATGTTAACTTGTGAATCCATCACCAGCCTGACAAGAATTTCCGATCGCTATCAGTCAGTTTATGTGCAGGTTTGTAGCAGTACTAAGGCCATTCTAAAGTTGATATTTGTTTCCCGTACACTCTTTAAAATGTTtaatgaaatatcaatttcGTAGTTAATGTTTTACCACTCTGGTAATTCCTATTACCATTGAtcgcaccgactgtgaaattagttttaACTATCGAAATAGTAATTCTTCACCATTTTGAAGGTTATTCTTTACTTCTTTTTAGCTAGAACAAGTAAAAGGTTAATTTCACTGCTATTTCTAGTAATTTCACAGTGGTTGCAATGCAACAACTAGATTACCGGCagttgtttttactaataaTTGTTAAGAGTGCAccgtttacatttgaactgacGCAATCATATTTGTGATGAAGACGCTATACAGTATAACTATAGTGGAAATTGCTGATGGCCACCAGTAATTTGAAGTGTCAGTCCTGACAGTTCATGCCTCGTCTGTACCAGTTAAACCACAAAGTGAAATGTGCAGTGTGAAGAAGTCTGGTAAAGCTAGCTTCTTGCCAGCTTTTTATACACATGCCAAACGGGATCTTCAACTCCATTCCCTTCAGTAAGATGCAGACTAGGCGTATACCAATAAAAGGCGCCTGACTTTTTTTCGCATGTTATAGCTTTATAGAAATCTGCCACCAATGAAACTTTGATGAATATAGGTTTGGTTGTAAGAATATGAGGCTTAATACGGTCGATATGTCTGAACTGACAAGGGCAAGTAAACGTAACGAATAGAGGGAGAGCCGTGGCCTTAAAAGCTTTAGGAGGGAGGGTTCAAAGTTCCCGTTTGATGGATGCAATATTGTAGATATCTGacccgggaggggggggggctgcacATCTTGGATAGATGGACCTCAATTGGCAATATGGGGTGTGATATTTAGTGAATACGCCTGGCAATTTCAGGTTCCCAGAACAAAGAAAGGTTTAGGGGGCGAGATATGCATCTGAAAACAAAAATCCAGGTCGGTCTCGACCATAAAAATGTAATACTCCTATGGTGTTCTGCCCCCTCCCCGCGAGCCTGCGCCCAGCACTTTGTATATTGGTATGACTGTATGATATTATGTGTATAATATAACGTGGACGTGTAAATATATGTACATAATTGAATAAAGAATCATTCTAGGAATTTCTGTGTCCTTCTTCTTGCTTTGTTACACTTTTAGCACAATATAAGCACAAGGAAAGCACAATTTTCAGTAAACATATTTCTTGCTGACGGAACCTAGATTTATACAGCTGTTTCAGAAATTGCCTGTCTTTTTCAGAGGTTCATTGCGTAACAACCACTTATCACAACAACACACATTATATCCCAAAATAATTCTCATAGCCACTTCTTTCCTTACCTGAAGTTGCTTTCTGCATACAATAGTTGATAAAAAAGTTATTAAGATTTcaaaaagtaaaagtatttttaTAACACCCTGCCTTTTCTGGGGGATAAATCCAAGCTCTAACCCGTGAGAAATCCATCCGACATCACAATCATCAACAAATGATGATTATCATTATTTATTGTCTTTCCCAATCATACATTCTTATTACAGTCTAATTAACTCAGCCAGTCACGttgttttcatcaaataaaCGTGACTTTTTTTACTTTAATAGTATCATCATGATGTGGGAAAATTAGTTATCATAATTAGTATCGTTTATCACTTGTCAAGCGGTGGATGTGGTCAGTGGTAAAGCTCGGAATGATACGAAACGAAATGGAATGAGATGATCGAAATGAAAATTCACCTTTCAAAATAACATGGGGTACATCAATTTCGGCCGCTATGTGACCCGACTGGAAGTTTGTACTTGAAGTGGTGCGTGCAAATAAACAGAAACCCACATTCCGGCCATTTCGAATAAATCAGCCACCGGTTCACTCAATTTGGTGACAAGGACGTCATCTTATGCATAAATCATTACAGTCGGGGTCTTGCTCTCAGTGTGACTGATTTTTCCGCggtaattttcatatttcaaaacTGACGCAAAATACACACATAGAgcaatgattttgatttcagtcGATTAAGGCAGTCTGACTGACAAAAATGGTCAACTTGATCTGTTTTGCCGAAAGTGCGGGTGAGCGGTTGTTGCAACTTCCCCacaaatagtttcaaattccCCATTGCTTACATGCTCAAGGGGCTGCATTTAGTGTGTAGTATATTTCGTTTCGTTTCTCTTCGTTTATTCCATTCCGAGTCTCAGCAGTAAATCTGAACCGTTCGAGGAAATCTGTAAATTGTTAGTGGCTTGTTATTTGAGTAGTCATTGGTCCTCTCGTAGTTTGACTCATCGCGGGAATAAATGGAATTATGATGAAGAAACTATGACTCAAAAACACGGATTTGAAGTCTACATATTGCTGTTTACAATCTGCATCTCAACGCAGTTGCTTTTTCTGAACTCGGCAAGGATCATCAATCTCAACAACAAcggcagcaacaacaacaataaagaGTGCTGCGCCCCCGTGCGGAGGTTGATATGTCTGGTACAGTGCATACGTGCCGGTGAAACCTTATAATGTGACCAGGTGTCTCCTCTTTTTAAATGATCAAAGCTCTGGATTGGGTAAAGTGGCATTTCTAAAGGAGCTTCAGAGCTGCTGGTGCGGCTTCCACGCATTTGATCCCGaagagaacccaggattgtacttTAGATGAACCAGAACtacaattcctggctcttcacagtccttggaATGAGAGGAAAAGCCGAGGTTTCTTGTAACTTTTGTCCATACCAAGGCAGGTTGAagacccaccaagtgagaaacatgagtagcttgcgtggactctacctctggccagagTCGTTTAATAAAGGTCATTGTCGGAGTCACTACTGGGACTCTGCACAGAAAAAGGGTTTCTTACTTTTAAAATTCATACCATAATTTTGCTTTGTCCCGAACAAATGGACGATACTGGTGTTAATGATGAACAATTAAGTTTTCAATCAATTTATTAATCTTTAGAGACCATCAATTAATCCTTGCGGACCAGCCATCAATCCAATGAGACCGTACCATCCGGGACTTCCCCGCCCAAGTTGACATCCTGAGAGTTAGCTCATCCCGCTCTGGGTTACCCCGATGATTTCTTAACTGAATTATCACACAATCAAGAAGGGAGCCCGGCTCCATTTAATTCCGATAATGCAGCGACGCTCGCGTGCCGCCTGCCCGGTATGACAGCCTCTCATTGTCCGTAATAGTTGCGGCTCTCTTAATAAGCTCATAACATAACACAGGACATCACGGCCATCTTCACCTCTTTGTGTGCATATCTTACGACAGCCGGTGCGTCGGTTTTATACCTTTCATTTGCAATGAAAGTTGTAATTAGTCTCCGTTAAACGTGCCACCAACGCCCGGTTCCTAAAATCGGACAATGCGCccgtcgcagacagtcttttaATTCTGAAATATTACTCCGTGTCTTCTGATTAATAGGGAGTTAAATTGAGTGGGTATCATTTAAATGTATCTGTTAGATCCCCCAGGCCCTAGTTCCTGAAAAACAAAGATTTCATGAAGCAGATGATTGTGTCCTTTGGGACAGCTTCCCCAGCCCGGCACCACGTCTCCCTATCTGTTCACTTGTACAGGCCGGGTCACCCAAAATACTACCGGCCCATAAATCGCCAACCACGTCGGTGTAACCTTACCATCTTGATCAAATCTATGTATGACTAGTCCTAGATATGTTTCTACTGAAGGgaaattatcaaaatgtcaaaaagtacATTTCAAGCACATTTTTTTCATACCCTCTCTGGCGAAATTAGGCTCTGGGGTCAAAGACAGATATGGAGTCACTGGCATAGACTGATTGTGCATTCTCAAATTTTTCTCctcttttgaattttgaattgtttATTCGTTAAGCAGAACCAAACAAAAGCTGAAAATCTATTGACTTACTACGGTTCTTGGCAATATCTCTATACAGAGAGATAACATTTTCTAAATTCATCGACATTTATTACCTTATTTTGCCCCTTTTACCTCGCAGTTGAATTCAGGccagcccaatacacggtctatagcctttaaacaaagcccactcgcagctcggcctaaattcccattatTCTACCGCGTTATCGAAGGGTTGTCAAGACAAGTCTTGATAAcaccgacccccacgaaacagctttcattaGATTCGACAGACCTAAACCGGCAGGGGCTGATAAACGCAATGTTTTAGGCTTTAGAATAACCTAGTAACTCCACCAACATAGTTATCATAAGTGGCGCACTCCAATTTGGCATTTTTTACTTGGTTTACAGGAGCCACTCAATTTGATTTTCCAACTTGCCTAAGGTAGACACCGGTACCTACATACTGTCACCCATAGATAATCAATGATCTTGCTGTTATGTAATGAATGGCATCCTTCCCTTAATTGATATCCAATTCTGCCTTATCAACTATCCGATGCGAAACCCATCCACCTGATAACTATCCTGAGGCAAATTTGATGATCGCTTCAAAGAGAATCACTGCTAATTCACTTTAGCCCTGCCCTCGCTAAGAAAACCCATAAATGTTATC is a genomic window containing:
- the LOC135489306 gene encoding T-cell leukemia homeobox protein 3-like, with product MEQSRFDTRAGDRSRSPSPQSPRRQDSRGESIGKSDKLSFGINAILSDSVGPKYSSSQSLGSHNLCYIDSASGSSPSVSPTLTSVSSKFPPMSLSALPYSLTVNGVLRVPAHRPPPLGMSVPYGHTLMFPWMEARRDRLTVTRRIGHPYQNRTPPKRKKPRTSFSRLQIVELEKRFHRQKYLASAERSALAKALKMTDAQVKTWFQNRRTKWRRQTAEEREAERQAANRFMMSLQAEASKSIYDARDPLVMSNASLHALQNLQPWASEEEARQAAENAEKNAYLNSPTMV